One genomic window of Pirellulales bacterium includes the following:
- a CDS encoding tetratricopeptide repeat protein, with protein MIRWPRTTATFWSLVAGAVTTAALSGCASPPTLPGERLSMDLDHAPPARRAIPFVNKKKEAEQQFLRQIAKGRTLESSGKLVEARDLYQAMIVEFPDRYETYHRLGIVADKQRRHREAQALYSQAIERAPTEAQLFNDLGYCFFLQGQLDKAESALFKAVNLAPSEARYRNNLGLVYGHQGRMDQALVEFRKAGSEADAQYNVAFIYASRDDNNAAKTCFQKALAADPTHENSRRALQSFTRFEADPSAAEVAAEYAPNGARYVPYVEPGQAPPGTAAAPQVLPASAIGPARASAGGNTGPSTMEFPGSTTHGNAASAAVGGSSGVTTASHWSWKGTSQFAQ; from the coding sequence TTCTGGAGCCTTGTCGCCGGCGCCGTGACGACGGCAGCGTTGAGCGGCTGCGCCTCGCCACCGACGTTGCCCGGCGAGCGGCTCTCGATGGATCTGGACCATGCGCCACCGGCGCGTCGTGCGATCCCCTTCGTCAACAAGAAGAAAGAAGCCGAGCAGCAGTTCTTGCGTCAGATTGCCAAGGGGAGAACGCTGGAAAGCAGCGGCAAGCTGGTCGAGGCTCGCGATTTGTACCAGGCCATGATCGTCGAGTTTCCCGACCGCTACGAGACGTATCACCGGTTGGGAATCGTGGCCGACAAGCAACGCCGGCATCGGGAGGCGCAGGCCCTGTACTCGCAGGCGATCGAGCGCGCCCCGACCGAGGCGCAGTTGTTCAACGACCTGGGCTATTGCTTCTTCCTGCAGGGGCAACTCGACAAGGCCGAAAGCGCCTTGTTCAAAGCGGTGAATCTCGCACCGTCCGAGGCGCGCTATCGCAACAACCTGGGACTCGTCTACGGACATCAGGGACGCATGGACCAGGCGCTGGTGGAATTCCGCAAGGCGGGGAGCGAAGCGGACGCGCAATACAACGTCGCCTTTATTTACGCCTCGCGCGACGACAACAACGCGGCGAAGACGTGTTTTCAGAAGGCGCTGGCCGCCGACCCGACTCACGAAAACTCGCGCCGCGCCCTGCAATCGTTTACGCGGTTCGAGGCCGATCCCTCGGCCGCCGAGGTCGCTGCCGAGTATGCCCCCAATGGGGCCCGTTACGTCCCTTATGTGGAACCGGGGCAGGCGCCACCGGGGACGGCCGCGGCGCCGCAGGTCTTGCCCGCCAGCGCCATTGGCCCGGCGCGGGCCTCGGCAGGCGGAAATACCGGGCCATCGACGATGGAATTCCCGGGCTCGACGACGCACGGCAACGCCGCTTCGGCCGCGGTGGGGGGGAGCAGCGGAGTGACCACCGCCAGCCATTGGTCCTGGAAGGGCACCAGTCAGTTCGCCCAGTAG
- a CDS encoding VCBS repeat-containing protein, with translation MKCIVCRASWVLGVLMATCAATSWAEGIQFKRTQIEGKFRSEGSAIGDLNNDGKPDITAGSVYFTAPDWKMHVFAEEAHEFDPANYSDTFCNFIDDINGDGWNDIIVVDFPGKQTWWFENPQSTEGKWKRHEAVPVTNNESPNMLDIDGDGRRELIFSDGENRMAYAKPTADPAAPWKITPISKPNAPGTQKFSHGLGVGDVNGDGRPDILCNEGWWEAPEKLGQGEWEFHAAPFGEPCANMYVYDFDGDGDNDVLSSSAHAFGIWWHEQTSEGWKTHEIDRSFSQTHSLWLADINGDGLPDFVTGKRWWAHGASGDPGSDQPAVMYWFELTREKGKPKWIAHQFDHDSGVGTQFDVADINGDGLLDVATSNKKGTNVFLQVRD, from the coding sequence ATGAAGTGCATCGTCTGTCGGGCCTCGTGGGTCTTGGGCGTGTTGATGGCGACGTGCGCCGCTACGTCGTGGGCCGAAGGCATCCAGTTCAAACGGACGCAGATCGAGGGGAAATTTCGCAGCGAAGGCTCGGCCATCGGCGATCTGAATAACGACGGCAAGCCCGACATCACGGCCGGCAGCGTCTACTTCACCGCGCCCGACTGGAAGATGCACGTGTTTGCCGAAGAGGCTCACGAGTTCGATCCCGCCAACTACAGCGATACGTTCTGCAACTTCATCGACGACATCAACGGCGATGGCTGGAACGACATCATCGTGGTCGATTTTCCAGGCAAGCAGACGTGGTGGTTCGAAAACCCCCAATCGACCGAGGGGAAGTGGAAACGTCACGAGGCGGTGCCGGTTACGAACAATGAAAGCCCGAACATGCTCGACATCGACGGAGATGGCCGGCGCGAGCTGATCTTCTCGGATGGCGAGAATCGCATGGCTTATGCGAAGCCGACGGCCGATCCGGCGGCGCCCTGGAAGATCACGCCGATCTCGAAGCCGAACGCACCGGGCACGCAAAAGTTCTCGCATGGACTAGGCGTGGGAGATGTAAACGGCGATGGCCGGCCCGACATTCTTTGTAACGAAGGCTGGTGGGAGGCCCCGGAAAAGCTCGGCCAGGGCGAATGGGAATTCCATGCGGCGCCGTTTGGCGAGCCGTGCGCGAACATGTACGTCTATGACTTCGACGGTGACGGCGACAACGACGTCCTTAGTTCGAGCGCGCACGCGTTTGGCATCTGGTGGCACGAGCAGACGTCCGAGGGTTGGAAGACGCACGAGATCGATCGCAGCTTCTCGCAGACCCACTCGCTGTGGCTGGCCGATATCAACGGCGACGGCCTGCCCGACTTTGTGACAGGCAAGCGTTGGTGGGCACACGGCGCCAGTGGCGATCCGGGTTCCGATCAACCCGCCGTGATGTACTGGTTCGAACTGACGCGAGAGAAGGGCAAGCCGAAGTGGATCGCGCACCAGTTCGACCACGATAGCGGCGTGGGCACGCAATTCGACGTGGCCGACATCAACGGCGACGGCCTGCTCGACGTGGCGACATCGAACAAGAAGGGAACGAACGTGTTCCTGCAGGTCCGCGACTAG
- a CDS encoding PDZ domain-containing protein codes for MKIARWKDRLAWFAMVSVVLLSGAWVQAQQPTPPGDVLLPAIPGLTPQSLNLPTAPVPPPSPYWVGLECFPADSTLRTQLGLPENSGLVVAEVAPDSPAAKADIKQHDVLLSAGDKQLSSVADLIEAINASQGITMSKAGEPLRKSEEAVPAPSKTLTLAVLRAGEKLTIEVTPAAREVNARALPAGPGRIFGPDSRALTNWIEQLRGATAPGQGPLSFWVARPDVIFQGAAELPEDMTITIKKRGKELAQIIVEQGEKSWQVTQDRLAELPDDVRRHVEPLLNPLAQVAPGAAQEIERVERELLGRVRDLDPNGALRSRLEQRLEQLHEQLEGVRRSVEELKKPSADKAAPKKEQPAAKPAEDLPEPKSDASEV; via the coding sequence ATGAAGATCGCCCGCTGGAAGGACCGCCTCGCGTGGTTCGCTATGGTCTCGGTCGTGTTGCTGTCGGGCGCCTGGGTGCAGGCCCAGCAGCCGACTCCGCCGGGCGACGTGCTGTTGCCGGCTATTCCCGGCCTCACCCCCCAGAGTTTGAACCTTCCCACGGCGCCGGTGCCGCCGCCGAGCCCCTACTGGGTTGGACTCGAATGCTTTCCGGCGGACTCGACGTTGCGCACACAACTCGGCCTGCCGGAAAATAGCGGACTCGTCGTGGCCGAAGTCGCCCCGGACAGCCCCGCTGCCAAGGCGGACATCAAGCAGCACGACGTGCTACTGAGCGCCGGCGACAAGCAACTCTCCTCGGTGGCCGATCTCATCGAGGCGATTAACGCGTCGCAGGGAATCACGATGTCCAAGGCCGGCGAACCGCTACGGAAATCGGAGGAGGCCGTGCCCGCTCCGAGTAAAACGCTGACGCTGGCCGTATTGCGTGCCGGCGAAAAGTTGACGATCGAGGTCACACCTGCCGCGCGCGAGGTGAACGCCCGCGCTCTGCCGGCAGGGCCGGGTCGCATCTTCGGGCCCGACAGCCGAGCGCTGACCAACTGGATCGAGCAGTTGCGGGGCGCCACCGCCCCCGGACAAGGGCCCCTCTCGTTCTGGGTCGCCCGGCCGGACGTCATCTTCCAGGGCGCCGCCGAATTGCCCGAGGATATGACCATCACGATCAAGAAACGAGGCAAAGAGCTGGCCCAGATCATCGTCGAACAGGGAGAGAAGAGCTGGCAAGTGACGCAAGATCGCCTTGCCGAGCTTCCCGACGACGTGCGCCGCCACGTCGAGCCGCTGCTCAATCCCCTGGCGCAAGTAGCGCCAGGCGCGGCGCAGGAGATCGAACGCGTCGAACGTGAACTGCTCGGCCGCGTCCGCGATCTCGATCCAAACGGTGCCCTTCGTAGCCGCCTGGAACAGCGTCTCGAGCAACTCCACGAACAACTCGAAGGAGTTCGCCGCTCGGTCGAAGAGTTGAAGAAGCCGAGCGCGGACAAAGCAGCGCCAAAAAAGGAACAGCCGGCAGCGAAGCCGGCAGAAGATCTGCCCGAGCCGAAGAGCGACGCCAGCGAAGTCTGA
- a CDS encoding nucleoside 2-deoxyribosyltransferase, giving the protein MADKTMRIEPLRDLRRVYCAGPLFNEAERREMLQIAGVLSSAGFEPFVPHSDGMEFALVHPYLVEEGYEPAAAGRLLHEAVFALDTFQVVLGCGSLVLNLNGRVPDEGAVAEATMAWMLGKPLVIFKEDARSAIAGRDNPLIVGQTRFETIEAMSALPAALELKIAEFEIDAARTFDCPTHLAEVVERGGRLWQQLQSLGSERPDPAVAEIVLDLFGRPRACGA; this is encoded by the coding sequence TTGGCAGATAAGACTATGCGGATCGAACCGCTACGAGATTTGCGTCGCGTCTATTGTGCGGGCCCCTTGTTCAACGAGGCCGAACGACGCGAGATGTTACAGATTGCCGGGGTGCTATCTTCGGCCGGCTTCGAGCCCTTCGTGCCCCACTCCGACGGCATGGAGTTTGCGCTGGTCCACCCCTACCTGGTCGAGGAAGGGTACGAACCGGCCGCCGCGGGACGCCTGTTGCACGAGGCGGTCTTCGCCCTGGACACCTTCCAAGTAGTGCTCGGTTGCGGATCGTTGGTGCTGAACCTGAACGGTCGCGTCCCCGACGAAGGGGCCGTCGCCGAGGCCACCATGGCGTGGATGCTCGGCAAGCCGCTGGTGATCTTCAAGGAAGACGCACGCTCGGCGATCGCGGGGCGCGACAATCCGTTGATCGTCGGGCAGACACGCTTCGAAACGATCGAAGCGATGTCGGCCCTGCCGGCGGCGCTCGAGTTGAAGATCGCCGAGTTCGAGATCGACGCGGCGCGTACGTTCGACTGCCCCACGCACCTGGCCGAGGTCGTCGAGCGCGGCGGGCGACTGTGGCAGCAATTGCAATCGCTCGGCAGCGAGCGGCCCGACCCGGCCGTCGCCGAGATCGTGCTCGACCTGTTTGGCCGCCCGCGCGCTTGCGGTGCGTGA
- a CDS encoding Gfo/Idh/MocA family oxidoreductase, with product MSEIRIGLIGAGANTRLRHIPGLQAISGVRLVCVANRSLASGQAIAGEYDIPRVHAHWTDVVADPGVDAVLIGTWPYLHAEATCRALEAGKHVLCEARMAMNAAQARRMLATAQQTGRVAMLVPSPFGLAGDRVMGDLIAAKLGELREIYVRALSPQLLDASLPLHWRQRADLSGVNVLTLGILNETVQRWFGRTESVMAETSIFVPRRLNQDTGRLDDVETPDSVAVVARMASGATCVYHVSGAARHAGGMRLEAYGAAGSVHYDLERDTIHLGTAEDKQLAVVPIPAEQAGRWQVEEDFIAAIRGERPVTMTNFADGVKYMCFTEAVRRSADTGRRVHLFEV from the coding sequence ATGTCCGAAATCCGCATCGGCCTGATCGGCGCGGGCGCCAATACTCGCCTGCGTCATATTCCCGGCCTGCAGGCGATCTCCGGCGTCCGTCTGGTTTGCGTGGCCAATCGCTCGCTGGCATCGGGCCAGGCGATTGCCGGCGAATACGACATTCCGCGCGTCCACGCGCATTGGACCGACGTCGTCGCCGATCCCGGGGTCGATGCCGTCCTGATCGGCACGTGGCCCTACCTGCACGCCGAGGCCACCTGCCGCGCGCTCGAGGCGGGCAAGCATGTGCTGTGCGAGGCCCGCATGGCCATGAACGCCGCGCAGGCGCGGCGCATGCTCGCTACTGCTCAGCAGACCGGCCGTGTCGCGATGCTCGTGCCCAGTCCCTTCGGCCTGGCAGGCGATCGCGTGATGGGCGACTTGATCGCCGCCAAGCTCGGCGAGCTCCGCGAGATCTACGTTCGCGCGCTCTCCCCCCAACTGCTCGACGCCAGCCTCCCCCTGCACTGGCGTCAGCGTGCCGATCTCTCGGGCGTGAACGTGCTGACGCTGGGTATTCTGAACGAAACGGTGCAGCGCTGGTTCGGCCGCACCGAAAGCGTCATGGCCGAGACGTCGATCTTTGTCCCGCGCCGCTTGAATCAAGACACCGGTCGCTTGGACGACGTCGAGACCCCCGATAGCGTGGCCGTGGTGGCCCGCATGGCCAGTGGCGCGACGTGCGTCTACCACGTGAGCGGCGCCGCGCGGCACGCAGGGGGCATGCGGCTCGAAGCATACGGCGCCGCCGGCTCCGTGCATTACGATCTCGAACGCGACACGATCCATCTCGGCACTGCCGAAGACAAACAACTGGCCGTGGTCCCCATTCCCGCCGAGCAAGCGGGGCGCTGGCAGGTCGAGGAAGACTTCATTGCCGCCATCCGAGGGGAGCGCCCCGTCACGATGACGAACTTTGCCGACGGCGTGAAATACATGTGCTTTACCGAGGCCGTCCGTCGCTCGGCCGACACGGGACGCCGCGTTCATCTCTTCGAGGTGTGA
- a CDS encoding RNA polymerase sigma factor, whose amino-acid sequence MTPTNPRAAEDGPPDQPPIDPSAVLAQNERWLRTVVYARLGQPDAVDEVLQEVALAVVRNRAPLRDPTKVAPWLYRLAVTQALLHRRKLGRQRRLVDRVAMRRGVSEEDAREADPLDWLLARERSRLVREALARLPRREAEMLLLKYSEDWSYQQIADHLGLTHAAVESRLHRARAKLRQELTVREVIETTR is encoded by the coding sequence ATGACGCCCACGAATCCGCGGGCCGCCGAGGATGGCCCCCCCGATCAACCGCCGATCGACCCCAGCGCGGTGCTGGCGCAGAACGAGCGCTGGCTGCGGACGGTGGTCTACGCGCGATTGGGTCAGCCCGATGCCGTGGACGAAGTGCTGCAGGAAGTCGCCCTGGCGGTGGTGCGAAATCGCGCTCCGCTGCGCGACCCAACCAAAGTGGCGCCGTGGCTCTACCGGCTGGCGGTGACGCAGGCCCTGCTCCACCGGCGCAAGCTCGGCCGGCAACGGCGGCTGGTCGATCGAGTGGCGATGCGGCGCGGCGTGTCGGAAGAAGACGCGCGCGAGGCCGATCCGCTCGACTGGCTGCTGGCACGCGAACGTAGCCGCCTGGTCCGCGAGGCGCTGGCGCGACTGCCGCGACGCGAGGCCGAGATGCTGCTGCTCAAATACAGCGAGGACTGGAGCTACCAACAGATTGCCGACCATCTCGGGCTGACGCACGCAGCGGTCGAAAGTCGACTGCACCGTGCCCGTGCCAAACTCCGCCAGGAACTGACCGTGCGAGAGGTGATCGAGACGACACGATGA
- a CDS encoding fatty acid desaturase → MSPDQLASLAEAVTPVTPAATPSVAEPVAAEKSNIGPIALAENLRERWRQGIDWPVMTWIAVLHIGALGAPFFFTWKSVLLAVVLAWLTGGIGICLGYHRLLTHSSFTTFRPVRWMIAWLGGLAGQGSPLTWVANHRKHHAYSDQDGDPHSPHDGAWWSHMLWLMPRFNGKYYDSLYQRYAPDLLKDPFMRILDRTFLLWYFLLGGALFLVGYLGWDAYTGWSFVVYGMFVRLVYVLHTTWFVNSATHMWGYRNYETSDDSRNLWWVGLLSFGEGWHNNHHAYQRAADHGHRWWEFDITYLTICLMEKMGLAWNVVRDLHKRRSPAA, encoded by the coding sequence ATGTCGCCTGACCAACTTGCCAGTCTGGCCGAGGCCGTGACGCCGGTCACTCCCGCCGCCACCCCTTCGGTTGCCGAACCCGTCGCGGCTGAAAAGTCCAACATCGGCCCGATCGCCCTTGCTGAGAATCTCCGCGAACGCTGGCGGCAGGGCATCGACTGGCCGGTGATGACCTGGATCGCCGTGCTCCATATCGGCGCCCTGGGCGCCCCGTTTTTCTTCACCTGGAAGAGCGTGCTCCTGGCGGTCGTGTTGGCCTGGCTCACCGGCGGCATCGGCATCTGCCTGGGCTACCACCGCCTGCTGACCCACAGTAGCTTCACGACGTTCCGTCCCGTCCGCTGGATGATCGCCTGGCTGGGAGGCCTCGCCGGTCAGGGCTCGCCCCTCACGTGGGTGGCCAACCATCGCAAGCATCACGCCTACAGCGATCAGGATGGCGATCCTCATTCGCCCCACGATGGCGCCTGGTGGAGCCACATGCTCTGGCTCATGCCACGCTTCAACGGCAAGTATTACGACTCCCTCTACCAACGCTACGCCCCCGATCTGCTCAAAGATCCCTTCATGCGGATCCTCGATCGGACGTTCCTGTTGTGGTACTTCCTGCTCGGCGGGGCGTTGTTCCTCGTCGGCTATCTCGGCTGGGATGCCTACACCGGCTGGTCGTTCGTCGTCTATGGCATGTTCGTGCGGCTCGTCTACGTGCTGCACACGACCTGGTTCGTCAACTCCGCCACGCACATGTGGGGTTATCGCAACTATGAGACGAGCGACGACAGCCGCAATCTCTGGTGGGTTGGTCTCCTCTCCTTCGGCGAGGGCTGGCACAACAATCACCACGCCTATCAGCGCGCCGCCGACCATGGCCATCGCTGGTGGGAGTTCGACATCACCTATCTCACCATCTGCCTGATGGAAAAGATGGGACTTGCCTGGAACGTCGTGCGCGACCTGCACAAGCGCCGCTCGCCGGCCGCCTAG
- a CDS encoding aldo/keto reductase: protein MFVPQLEANLPRTATINRLGEVCRLGLATRGNTHLADEDVLAAVARGVQYLNWCGYADGMSAAVRQMSRDERHAIKLAVQLEARTADDARREIERLLSECGADYLDAVTYYYVEHVEEWHEILSAGGAAQALETLREQGVVRAIGLTSHQRSLATSFAASGRLDLLMLRYNAAHRGAERDVFPTCDEQRASVVAFTGLRWGALLESTPQDPHDFALPTAAECYRFVLAHPAVDVALMAPDTRDELEENLALLDNWQGLSAKRYAELLQHGNRVRAHAGAFP from the coding sequence ATGTTCGTGCCGCAGCTCGAAGCGAATCTGCCGCGCACGGCAACGATCAACCGACTGGGCGAGGTCTGCCGACTGGGACTCGCCACGCGCGGCAATACGCATCTGGCCGACGAGGACGTGCTGGCGGCCGTGGCCCGTGGAGTACAGTATCTCAACTGGTGCGGCTACGCCGACGGCATGAGCGCTGCCGTGCGGCAAATGTCGCGCGACGAGCGCCACGCGATCAAACTGGCCGTGCAGCTTGAAGCCCGTACCGCGGACGATGCCCGTCGCGAGATCGAGCGGCTGCTCTCGGAATGCGGCGCTGACTATCTCGACGCGGTCACGTACTATTACGTCGAACATGTCGAAGAATGGCACGAGATCCTCTCCGCCGGCGGCGCTGCCCAGGCGCTCGAGACGCTGCGCGAGCAAGGAGTCGTGCGCGCGATCGGCTTGACGAGCCATCAACGATCGCTCGCCACCTCGTTTGCAGCCAGTGGCCGACTTGATCTCCTCATGCTGCGTTACAACGCTGCCCATCGCGGCGCGGAGCGAGATGTCTTTCCGACGTGCGACGAGCAGAGAGCTTCTGTCGTGGCGTTCACCGGATTGCGCTGGGGCGCTTTGCTCGAATCGACGCCACAAGACCCGCACGATTTCGCGTTGCCGACGGCGGCGGAATGCTACCGCTTTGTCCTCGCGCACCCGGCGGTCGACGTCGCCCTGATGGCCCCCGACACGCGCGACGAATTGGAAGAAAACCTTGCGTTGCTCGACAACTGGCAAGGACTTTCGGCCAAACGCTACGCAGAACTCCTCCAGCACGGCAACCGCGTGCGCGCTCACGCAGGGGCATTTCCCTAG